The following coding sequences lie in one Schistosoma mansoni strain Puerto Rico chromosome 3, complete genome genomic window:
- a CDS encoding putative leucine-rich repeat-containing protein, with product MAREWSIVSTALVEGRHELVISGKEISEMIETLGLDQRIYDLKKLNFLEISHTCLEFLSEDISKLSNLAQLCLTSNMLKAVPTNLGSLHCLRSLDLSFNNISMIPDIFDHLSNLSSLILSGNKIQNIPSVQGLKSLHEFSASKNQLTLLPEGIQLLTNLAVLDVSYNNISNLPNDLFNLSNLKSANFSENSLTDFPANIHRCRKLNVLKIHGNPFKDNRLKRLSVDEHSPTALLAYLRRLDETGSKKGKKVNDKNSPSKSSTEHEEMNNSIARPPEVTGISTPHIVIQRPNENEEYQINQTRSVKTGPRPYIVACTVHGVEFPSETKLRAFLRAQENWHRDIGQMRHHATLATHDLQLIRFPLAYTLKEAKSFLIHPLNRSINGTGEAFLRQLVQEAQLDRKSRKQTRFSQVYRYLNVLDIESAMVSNVFSDVMVPIVVDSTPVVISVPPLTNSHHTRLTVNTHNILIEVSGINLPLCKQFAEVVIAWLLENACPQTRENKPSDKPNTEEVNTAEQSQLVDEVDRKLTLKSVVIPPNALVVRPIRVVDVDFDYNLCVMFPSRSDLTDAKFNTIR from the exons TGGAGTATTGTTTCAACAGCTCTCGTGGAAGGTAGACATGAACTTGTGATTTCTGGAAAGGAAATTTCAGAAATGATCGAAACATTGGGGCTTGACCAAAGGATTTATGATCTAAAAAAGCTCAATTTTCTGGAAATTTCACATACTTGTTTAGAATTTCTGTCCGAAGATATATCGAAGCTTTCAAATCTTGCGCAACTATGCCTGACATCAAATATGCTAAAAGCTGTTCCAACTAATCTCGGATCTCTCCATTGTTTACGATCTTTAGACCTATCCTTTAATAACATTTCAATGATTCCTGACATTTTCGACCATTTGTCTAATCTATCTAGTCTTATTTTATCcggtaataaaatacaaaatataccATCTGTTCAAGGGTTAAAGTCACTACATGAATTCTCAGCTTCTAAGAATCAATTAACT TTACTTCCTGAAGGAATCCAGTTGCTAACTAATCTGGCAGTCTTGGATGTTTCATATAATAACATTTCTAATTTACCGAATGATTTGTTTAACTTATCAAATCTCAAGAGTGCAAATTTTTCAGAAAACTCTTTAACTGATTTTCCAGCCAACATTCATCGTTGTCGCAAACTAAATGTTTTAAAGATTCATGGAAACCCTTTTAAAGATAATCGGTTGAAAAGGCTTTCTGTCGATGAACATTCACCAACTGCGCTTTTAGCTTATCTTCGTCGTTTGGACGAAACAGGAAGcaaaaaaggaaagaaagtTAATGACAAAAATTCACCATCGAAATCTTCAACCGAACATGAAGAAATGAATAATTCCATCGCTCGACCACCGGAAGTTACGGGAATTTCAACGCCGCATATTGTCATTCAGCGCCcaaatgaaaatgaa GAATATCAAATTAATCAGACTCGCTCAGTGAAAACTGGCCCACGTCCTTACATAGTTGCCTGTACGGTTCATGGTGTAGAATTTCCTTCTGAAACAAAACTGAGAGCTTTTCTACGAGCTCAAGAAAATTGGCATCGTGATATTGGCCAAATGCGTCATCATGCAACTTTAGCTACTCATGATTTACAACTAATCCGTTTTCCACTTGCTTACACTTTAAAAGAAGCAAAGTCATTTCTA ATTCATCCGTTGAATAGATCTATTAATGGTACTGGTGAAGCATTTTTGAGACAATTAGTTCAAGAAGCACAGTTGGATAGAAAATCTCGTAAACAAACAAGATTTAGTCAAGTTTATCGTTATTTGAATGTATTGGATATCGAAAGTGCAATGGTTTCAAATGTATTCAGTGATGTAATGGTTCCTATTGTTGTGGATAGTACACCAGTGGTCATCTCAGTTCCTCCACTTACCAATAGTCATCACACACGG TTAACTGTAAACACACATAATATACTGATTGAAGTTTCTGGAATCAATTTACCTTTATGCAAACAATTTGCTGAAGTAGTCATCGCTTGGCTATTAGAAAATGCTTGCCCACAAACAAGGGAGAATAAACCCAGTGACAAGCCAAACACCGAGGAAGTTAATACAGCAGAACAATCACAGCTTGTTGACGAAGTGGATAGAAAGTTAACACTGAAGTCGGTTGTCATTCCACCTAACGCTCTTGTGGTACGTCCAATTCGTGTTGTCGATGTTGATTTCGATTACAATCTATGTGTCATGTTTCCATCACGGTCGGATTTAACTGATGCAAAGTTTAATACCATTCGTTag